A single genomic interval of Buchnera aphidicola str. Bp (Baizongia pistaciae) harbors:
- the infC gene encoding translation initiation factor IF-3, producing MKGGKKKIQIITKPNKINHEIGAEKVRLTDVNGRQIGIVTLKSALYKAEEVGMDLVEISPNSEPPVCRIMNYGKFLYEKSKSIKEQRKKQKVRNIKEIKFRPNTDEGDYKVKLRNLVRFLEEGDKVKVTLRFRGREMVHQKLGIDVLNRIKSDLIELAVVEVFPSRVEGRQMIMILTSKKK from the coding sequence ATTAAAGGTGGAAAAAAAAAAATACAAATAATAACAAAACCAAATAAGATAAATCATGAAATTGGTGCAGAAAAAGTACGTCTTACTGATGTTAATGGTCGTCAGATTGGTATTGTTACTTTAAAAAGTGCTTTATATAAAGCAGAAGAAGTAGGTATGGATTTAGTAGAAATTAGTCCTAATTCTGAACCTCCAGTATGTCGTATTATGAATTATGGCAAGTTTTTGTATGAAAAAAGCAAATCTATAAAAGAACAAAGAAAAAAACAAAAGGTTAGAAATATTAAAGAAATTAAATTTAGACCAAATACTGATGAAGGAGATTATAAAGTTAAACTACGCAATTTAGTACGATTTTTAGAAGAAGGAGATAAAGTTAAAGTTACTTTACGTTTTCGTGGACGTGAAATGGTACATCAAAAATTAGGGATTGATGTTTTAAATCGTATTAAAAGTGATTTAATTGAGCTGGCAGTAGTAGAAGTATTTCCTTCTAGAGTAGAAGGACGTCAGATGATTATGATTTTAACATCTAAAAAGAAGTAA
- the rpmI gene encoding 50S ribosomal protein L35: protein MPKIKTLRSAAKRFKKTESGKFKRKQAHLRHILTKKNTHYKRHLRSKVMISKKDIQKVRLFLPYL from the coding sequence ATGCCTAAAATTAAAACATTGCGTAGTGCAGCTAAGCGTTTTAAAAAAACCGAATCTGGTAAATTTAAACGAAAACAAGCACATTTAAGACATATTTTAACAAAGAAGAATACTCATTATAAGCGTCATTTACGTTCAAAAGTAATGATTTCTAAAAAAGATATTCAAAAAGTTCGTTTATTTTTGCCGTATTTATGA
- the rplT gene encoding 50S ribosomal protein L20: protein MAHVKRGVIARARHKKVLKQAKGYYGARSRTYRTARQAIIKAGQYSYRDRRQRKRYFRKLWITRINAAVRENQISYSKFMYGLKKASIAVDRKMLSELAIFDNVSFCSLIKSSKDALTSIELNKNL, encoded by the coding sequence ATGGCTCATGTTAAAAGAGGAGTAATTGCTAGAGCTCGCCATAAAAAAGTATTAAAACAAGCTAAGGGTTATTATGGTGCTCGATCTCGCACATATAGGACAGCGCGTCAAGCGATTATTAAAGCAGGACAATATTCTTATAGAGATCGTCGTCAACGTAAACGTTATTTTCGAAAATTATGGATAACGCGAATTAATGCGGCAGTACGTGAAAATCAAATTTCTTATAGCAAATTTATGTACGGTTTAAAGAAAGCATCGATTGCTGTAGATAGAAAAATGCTTTCAGAACTTGCTATTTTTGACAATGTATCTTTTTGTTCATTAATAAAAAGTTCTAAGGATGCTTTAACAAGCATTGAACTTAACAAAAATTTGTAA
- the pheS gene encoding phenylalanine--tRNA ligase subunit alpha has protein sequence MCDALKSIKKIKKEIQRTTTVEELKTLRIKYLGKKGYLASKMQKLFSLSLDKKKIYGSIINKFKSDLNIELDLHKKILDMIAVSSLNKKEKNFDVSLISRKNDIGTIHPITYVISSIENFFLKLGFSVITGFEIDDDYHNFDLLNIPKYHPARADHDTFWFDANRLLRTQTSNMQIRTMKNETPPIKIIVPGKVYRNDYDATHTPMFHQVEGLIVDHDVNFFHLKWIIEMFLKFFFNKTVKIRFKSSYFPFTVLSAEVDILGNNKKWLEVLGCGMIHPKVLSNANINPKMYSGCAFGIGVERITMLRYGISDIRVFYENNLKFLTQFK, from the coding sequence ATGTGTGATGCGCTAAAATCTATTAAAAAAATTAAAAAAGAAATTCAACGAACTACTACTGTTGAGGAATTAAAGACATTACGAATTAAATATTTAGGAAAAAAGGGCTATTTAGCTTCAAAAATGCAAAAATTGTTTTCTTTATCATTAGATAAAAAAAAAATATATGGGTCAATTATTAACAAATTTAAATCAGATTTGAATATTGAATTAGATTTACATAAAAAAATTCTGGACATGATTGCAGTATCGTCTCTTAATAAAAAAGAAAAAAATTTTGATGTATCATTAATTAGTCGTAAAAATGATATTGGAACAATACATCCTATTACGTATGTTATTAGTAGTATAGAAAATTTTTTTTTAAAATTAGGGTTTTCAGTTATAACAGGGTTTGAGATAGATGATGATTATCACAATTTTGATCTTTTAAACATTCCTAAATATCATCCAGCTAGAGCGGATCACGATACTTTTTGGTTTGATGCTAATCGTTTACTTCGAACTCAAACTTCAAATATGCAAATTAGAACTATGAAAAATGAAACTCCTCCTATTAAAATTATAGTTCCAGGTAAGGTATATCGAAACGATTATGATGCTACTCATACTCCAATGTTTCATCAAGTTGAAGGACTAATAGTAGATCATGATGTTAATTTTTTTCATTTAAAATGGATTATTGAAATGTTTTTAAAATTTTTTTTTAATAAAACAGTAAAAATTAGGTTTAAATCGTCGTATTTTCCTTTTACAGTATTGTCAGCAGAAGTAGATATATTAGGAAATAATAAAAAATGGTTAGAGGTTTTAGGTTGTGGTATGATTCACCCTAAAGTGTTGTCTAATGCTAATATAAATCCTAAAATGTATTCTGGTTGTGCTTTTGGGATAGGAGTAGAAAGAATTACTATGCTACGTTATGGAATATCTGATATTCGAGTTTTTTATGAAAATAATTTAAAATTTCTTACACAGTTTAAATAA